The following proteins are encoded in a genomic region of Gimesia algae:
- a CDS encoding PSD1 and planctomycete cytochrome C domain-containing protein, translated as MRDRLFFCKLGILNLSLLAGCVVLLMPLSFLSAEKEPGRQKTDAVSIQFTRDIQPLLEPHCLSCHGSEKPESGFSLTSRKSALTGGNYGTAIIPGKPDQSPLLLMISGTHQDEIVMPPEGEGERLSDKEVAAIRQWIREGANWPDALVLDTTSQPRQLHWSFQPIINPELPAVLNERWCKNEIDRFILHRLEQEKISPSEAADKATLIRRITLDLTGLPPTPAEVDQFLNDSSPEAYERVVDRLLASPRFGEKWARHWLDLCHYADSDGYLTDAVRPHAWRYRDWVVNSLNENKPFDQFTIEQLAGDLLPETTPAQHAGTGFLRQTLSNREGGADLEEFRVNKVIDRTKLMGTVWLGLTLDCCRCHNHKYDPITQKEFYQFYAFFNSAYEVNIDAPLAGEQQRLQQQAEYQTKRQALIEPIREPLEKLQREWERKMLYAAMHPADDHHWARAWEVMGLVWGVGTGEGQQEGLEILKMEPAQRSQRQQDDLLDYFLGRGHLVNGGKFKELKLGELARKLGELRKEYPAVSRAPAVREMQIPQLAFVHLRGSFQAPGIPVEPATPEFLPAMEQQKPSRLDLARWLVSKENPLTARVTINRIWQAYFGQGIVVSSDDFGTQGAVPSHPQLLDWLACHFRSQGWNVKDLHRLIVTSATYRQSARMRADIHQQDPSNLLLSRQTSLRLPAETVRDQALAVSGLLVEKRGGPCVRPPQPDSVVMEGFGSNTWEVSTGEDRYRRGLYTLTLRTSPYAQSVIFDAPNPSQTCSRRDRSNTPLQALTLLNDPVFFEAARHLAQRVLRENQGDLEEQLRYAFQLCLSRAPQDQEVARLKLLYQQELNQSETSVRKRSQEEAAWTVVASVLLNLHEFITRD; from the coding sequence ATGCGAGATCGATTATTTTTCTGCAAGTTGGGGATTCTGAATTTAAGTCTGCTGGCCGGATGTGTGGTATTGCTGATGCCTCTTTCGTTCCTGTCTGCGGAAAAAGAGCCGGGCAGACAAAAAACGGATGCGGTTTCAATCCAGTTTACGCGTGATATCCAGCCTCTTCTGGAACCGCATTGTCTGAGCTGCCATGGCTCCGAAAAGCCGGAAAGCGGTTTCTCACTCACTTCGCGAAAGTCTGCTTTGACTGGCGGTAATTATGGAACCGCCATCATCCCCGGTAAGCCGGATCAAAGTCCACTTTTGCTGATGATTTCCGGAACGCACCAGGATGAAATCGTGATGCCTCCCGAGGGAGAAGGGGAACGACTTTCTGACAAAGAAGTCGCGGCGATTCGTCAATGGATCAGGGAGGGAGCCAACTGGCCGGACGCCCTGGTTCTCGACACGACATCCCAACCGCGCCAACTACACTGGTCGTTCCAGCCGATCATCAATCCGGAACTTCCCGCGGTTCTGAATGAACGCTGGTGCAAAAATGAAATCGATCGATTTATTCTGCATCGTCTGGAACAGGAAAAAATATCCCCCTCAGAAGCCGCTGACAAAGCGACATTGATTCGACGTATAACGCTTGATTTGACCGGTCTGCCTCCCACGCCTGCAGAAGTGGATCAGTTTCTGAATGACTCCAGTCCAGAGGCCTATGAGCGTGTCGTGGATCGTCTGCTGGCTTCGCCCCGCTTTGGTGAGAAGTGGGCTCGACACTGGTTGGACCTTTGTCACTATGCAGACAGCGATGGCTATCTGACTGACGCGGTCCGTCCGCATGCCTGGCGCTATCGAGACTGGGTAGTGAACTCATTGAATGAGAACAAGCCCTTTGATCAGTTTACGATTGAGCAACTGGCGGGTGACCTGCTGCCGGAGACAACACCTGCACAACACGCGGGAACGGGTTTTCTCAGGCAGACACTCAGTAATCGCGAGGGAGGAGCCGATCTCGAGGAATTCCGGGTGAATAAGGTCATCGATCGCACGAAACTCATGGGCACGGTCTGGCTGGGGCTCACGCTGGATTGCTGCCGCTGTCACAATCATAAATACGATCCGATCACGCAAAAAGAATTCTATCAGTTCTATGCCTTCTTTAACTCCGCCTATGAAGTCAATATCGATGCACCATTGGCAGGGGAACAGCAGCGTCTGCAGCAGCAGGCAGAGTACCAGACGAAACGTCAGGCTCTGATCGAACCGATCCGTGAACCACTGGAAAAACTACAGCGGGAATGGGAGCGGAAAATGCTCTATGCCGCCATGCATCCGGCCGACGATCATCACTGGGCACGTGCCTGGGAAGTAATGGGACTGGTCTGGGGCGTAGGGACCGGAGAAGGACAGCAGGAAGGGCTGGAGATACTCAAGATGGAACCCGCGCAGCGCAGCCAGAGACAGCAGGATGATCTGCTCGATTATTTTCTGGGACGCGGGCATCTGGTCAACGGTGGGAAATTTAAAGAGCTTAAGCTGGGTGAACTCGCCCGCAAACTGGGTGAACTGAGAAAAGAATATCCTGCTGTCTCCCGGGCACCGGCGGTGAGGGAAATGCAAATACCGCAACTGGCGTTCGTGCATTTGAGAGGTTCTTTTCAAGCACCGGGAATTCCGGTTGAGCCGGCTACTCCTGAATTTTTACCTGCAATGGAGCAGCAGAAACCGAGTCGGCTGGATTTGGCGCGGTGGCTGGTCTCGAAGGAAAACCCGCTGACGGCGCGGGTCACGATCAATCGGATCTGGCAGGCATACTTTGGACAGGGCATCGTAGTCTCATCAGATGACTTCGGCACACAAGGCGCTGTGCCTTCGCATCCGCAGTTACTGGACTGGCTGGCCTGTCATTTCCGCAGTCAGGGCTGGAATGTCAAAGACCTGCATCGCCTGATCGTCACTTCCGCCACGTATCGTCAATCAGCGCGCATGCGGGCTGACATCCACCAGCAGGATCCCTCCAATCTTCTGCTCAGTCGTCAGACCAGTCTACGATTGCCCGCGGAAACAGTCCGCGATCAGGCATTGGCGGTGAGTGGACTCTTGGTTGAAAAGCGGGGCGGCCCCTGTGTGCGACCGCCTCAACCTGACAGTGTGGTGATGGAAGGCTTCGGCTCCAACACCTGGGAAGTGAGTACCGGGGAAGACCGCTATCGCCGCGGACTTTACACGCTGACCTTAAGAACTTCACCCTATGCTCAGTCCGTGATCTTTGATGCGCCGAATCCCAGTCAGACGTGCAGCCGTCGCGATCGCTCGAATACGCCTCTGCAGGCTTTGACACTGTTGAATGATCCTGTATTTTTCGAAGCCGCCCGGCATCTGGCTCAGCGGGTCTTGCGTGAGAATCAGGGGGATCTCGAGGAACAGCTGCGCTATGCTTTTCAGCTCTGCCTGTCTCGTGCACCACAGGATCAGGAAGTCGCAAGGTTGAAGTTACTGTATCAGCAGGAACTGAATCAGTCGGAAACATCTGTGAGAAAACGCTCACAGGAAGAGGCTGCGTGGACGGTCGTGGCGAGTGTGTTACTCAATCTGCATGAATTTATAACACGGGATTGA
- a CDS encoding FAD-dependent oxidoreductase — translation MKSVTLAFLVLTSLVVNSAQAELPVKKTDLLIVGGTESGWAAAIQAARQGVKSITLVLDGDWLGGQYTEQALACVDENKGPGKVGWGVDWHPMKRSFHRSGLFKELMDRIEAFNTEKYGSAMPGRPFHGPSTFRPAEAEAIFRELLQPYRDNGQVTLITRHYPVKADVNQSGSHPRLTGLWFAPAGSEQPDLHIQARLTIDASDWGDVIQVSGTDFEMGADPRSRYQEPSAPVDLSDYPANEMNPITWAMIIEESNQDTPIPQPDHYDDRNFVRTSKLSLAEMKQLLWDRPVKLGSIPHWPDQGKASPRQLSIFTVRRIVDGETSKDRRTSILLNYMLGQDYPLERLPQQVVTALEATEPGASEKNIVLMTRPQRKIIFEDAKRHSLSLLYHLQNYVHTRAPDKTNSFRHFHLSDEFGTTDHLPPKPYIRESLRLKAMYMMREQDGRNQDGPHKKFARERFSQVMYPDGLFAWQFHYDFHRTGRAYLKSEGNTGPWIDYEKPGRNTSLVSDRSLFPLRSLVPAEMDGLLGAQKNVGYSSIVSAAIRLHDQCVAIGQAAGATAAISLQHDIAPREIPYDRAKLEQVRTGLCDGSKAGVALLIWPYRDLAPSHPAFIAINRLAARGALPMEVRKVDFQPDAPASPKWRQEVQRLAYQSVNVANLTFTFNENMSRGEFCQQLWDGLKDLPLRPYTRVKPDDADADGILDRDDPTLFTPGEPVQWKKITSVTDADQNGIVNLIKSPQERRINFAGKNIPPLSGFEADQGAVFNPQRGFGWQRDLSQNVRQRKQVPEVYRDTFVFTRDHDLWECTVPNGRWQVTVCVGDAGHDQIGQWVSVEGKQIIQDFSTVGGSFLKKHTQVEVRDGRLTVEIGKPKAGTNTCLNWLAFEPIPPAGTSR, via the coding sequence ATGAAATCAGTTACGCTCGCTTTCCTGGTTCTCACATCACTTGTTGTTAACTCCGCCCAGGCGGAACTACCGGTCAAAAAAACAGACCTTCTCATTGTGGGAGGCACCGAGTCTGGTTGGGCCGCCGCGATTCAGGCTGCCCGGCAGGGAGTGAAGTCTATCACGCTGGTCCTGGATGGTGACTGGCTGGGCGGGCAGTACACAGAACAGGCGTTGGCCTGCGTCGACGAAAACAAAGGCCCGGGGAAAGTCGGCTGGGGGGTCGACTGGCATCCCATGAAACGATCCTTCCACCGCAGCGGACTGTTCAAAGAACTGATGGACCGTATTGAAGCCTTCAATACGGAAAAGTACGGCTCTGCCATGCCGGGCCGCCCGTTTCATGGGCCATCCACTTTTCGACCTGCGGAAGCAGAAGCCATATTTCGGGAACTGCTTCAGCCTTATCGAGACAATGGACAGGTCACACTCATCACCCGACATTACCCGGTCAAAGCGGATGTGAATCAGTCCGGTTCCCACCCCCGCTTAACCGGCCTCTGGTTTGCTCCCGCCGGTTCCGAACAGCCGGACCTGCACATTCAGGCGCGACTGACGATTGATGCCTCTGACTGGGGAGACGTGATTCAGGTCTCCGGGACTGACTTTGAAATGGGAGCTGATCCGCGCTCGCGCTATCAAGAACCAAGTGCACCCGTGGATTTATCTGACTATCCTGCCAATGAAATGAACCCGATCACCTGGGCAATGATCATTGAAGAATCGAACCAGGACACTCCCATTCCCCAGCCAGATCACTATGACGATCGTAATTTTGTCCGCACTTCCAAATTGAGTCTGGCAGAGATGAAACAATTACTATGGGATCGTCCCGTCAAACTGGGCTCGATTCCACACTGGCCCGATCAAGGCAAAGCGTCTCCGCGGCAGCTTTCCATATTTACTGTGCGGCGGATTGTGGATGGCGAGACCAGCAAAGACCGACGCACCAGTATCCTGCTGAATTACATGCTCGGTCAGGATTACCCGCTGGAACGATTACCCCAGCAGGTCGTCACCGCACTCGAAGCCACCGAGCCCGGCGCATCAGAGAAAAACATCGTGTTAATGACACGTCCGCAGCGAAAGATCATTTTTGAAGATGCCAAACGGCACTCTCTGAGCCTGCTCTACCACCTGCAGAATTATGTTCATACTCGTGCTCCCGACAAAACCAACAGCTTTCGTCATTTTCATTTGAGCGACGAGTTCGGAACGACAGACCACCTGCCCCCCAAACCCTATATTCGTGAGTCCCTGCGTTTGAAAGCCATGTATATGATGCGTGAACAGGACGGACGCAATCAGGATGGTCCCCATAAAAAATTCGCGCGTGAGCGTTTCTCGCAGGTCATGTATCCGGACGGACTCTTCGCCTGGCAGTTTCATTATGACTTCCATCGTACGGGACGGGCCTACTTGAAATCGGAAGGCAACACCGGTCCCTGGATCGATTACGAGAAACCGGGGCGCAACACCAGCCTGGTCAGTGACCGCAGTCTGTTTCCTTTAAGAAGCCTGGTTCCTGCCGAAATGGATGGTTTACTGGGTGCTCAGAAAAATGTGGGCTACAGCAGCATTGTCAGTGCAGCGATTCGACTGCACGATCAGTGTGTCGCCATCGGTCAGGCGGCAGGCGCGACTGCTGCGATTTCATTACAACACGATATCGCACCTCGCGAAATCCCCTATGATCGTGCAAAACTGGAACAGGTCAGAACCGGATTATGCGACGGATCAAAAGCAGGCGTCGCCTTGTTGATCTGGCCTTATCGTGATCTGGCCCCCTCGCACCCCGCCTTTATCGCCATCAACCGACTGGCGGCGCGCGGCGCCTTGCCGATGGAAGTTCGCAAGGTGGATTTTCAACCCGATGCTCCCGCCAGTCCCAAATGGCGTCAGGAGGTCCAGCGACTCGCTTATCAATCTGTCAATGTGGCAAACCTCACATTTACATTCAACGAAAACATGAGTCGCGGAGAATTCTGCCAACAGTTATGGGATGGGCTGAAAGACCTGCCTCTCCGTCCTTACACACGCGTGAAACCAGATGACGCAGATGCAGACGGAATCCTGGATCGGGATGACCCCACATTGTTTACGCCCGGTGAACCGGTTCAGTGGAAAAAAATCACATCCGTCACTGACGCAGATCAGAATGGCATTGTGAATCTCATAAAATCTCCGCAGGAACGCCGGATTAATTTCGCTGGAAAAAATATCCCTCCCTTGTCTGGATTTGAAGCGGATCAGGGAGCTGTCTTTAATCCGCAGCGAGGCTTCGGCTGGCAGCGTGACCTGAGTCAGAATGTGCGTCAGCGCAAACAGGTACCGGAAGTCTATCGTGATACCTTCGTATTTACCCGCGATCACGACCTCTGGGAATGTACGGTTCCCAATGGACGCTGGCAGGTCACTGTCTGTGTGGGAGATGCCGGCCATGATCAGATCGGACAATGGGTCTCTGTGGAAGGAAAACAGATCATTCAGGATTTTTCCACCGTTGGCGGGTCGTTTCTGAAAAAGCACACCCAGGTGGAGGTGAGAGATGGCCGACTAACCGTTGAGATTGGAAAACCCAAGGCAGGCACCAATACCTGTCTGAACTGGCTCGCATTTGAACCGATCCCCCCAGCCGGAACATCCCGATAA
- a CDS encoding DUF1559 domain-containing protein: protein MLQSSRRKRGFTLIELLVVIAIIAILIALLLPAVQQAREAARRSQCRNNLKQLGLALHNYIDTTSGVIPRGVNHYDATSCCCETDNGNYAYTIHTMLLPYLDQTNLYNKINFSVDPQNAANAEVRRTKVTVFMCPSAIVIDDANYAQHNYPTASANHGYGLCGRHGSDTTNGIFASRWGMTDDATGAVYAPQMRLRNVTDGTSNTISFSEFAKGLDYVLPTSHKNNMGRSWFDPAVGYGNIGFSTRTISTPNNPVPTYSTTINWGTVGSAHTGGVHCGFMDGAVRFISSNIDGRQWQALCTPMGGEVVQVP, encoded by the coding sequence ATGCTTCAATCATCTAGACGCAAACGTGGTTTTACACTCATTGAGTTGCTGGTGGTGATCGCGATCATTGCCATTCTGATCGCTCTGCTGTTGCCGGCTGTCCAACAGGCCCGTGAAGCTGCCCGCCGGAGCCAGTGTCGGAATAATCTCAAACAACTGGGCTTGGCGTTACACAACTACATTGATACGACATCCGGCGTGATTCCCCGTGGCGTGAACCATTATGATGCCACTTCCTGCTGTTGTGAGACAGATAACGGGAACTATGCCTATACGATTCATACCATGTTATTGCCTTACCTGGATCAGACAAATCTATATAACAAAATTAATTTTTCGGTAGATCCACAAAACGCTGCCAATGCTGAGGTACGACGCACCAAAGTGACAGTCTTCATGTGCCCGAGTGCGATCGTGATCGATGATGCAAATTACGCACAGCACAATTATCCCACTGCAAGTGCCAATCACGGTTATGGGTTGTGTGGTCGTCATGGTAGTGATACTACCAACGGGATCTTCGCATCTCGCTGGGGCATGACTGATGATGCCACCGGGGCTGTTTACGCTCCCCAGATGCGTTTACGAAATGTGACTGATGGAACCAGTAACACGATCAGCTTTTCAGAATTCGCGAAAGGGCTGGATTACGTCCTGCCCACATCACATAAAAATAATATGGGACGCAGCTGGTTTGACCCGGCTGTGGGGTATGGCAATATTGGATTCTCGACGAGAACTATATCAACACCTAATAATCCCGTACCGACTTACAGCACTACAATCAACTGGGGTACCGTAGGCAGTGCCCATACCGGTGGCGTGCATTGTGGGTTCATGGATGGGGCCGTGCGTTTTATCAGTAGCAATATTGATGGCCGTCAGTGGCAGGCACTCTGTACTCCGATGGGCGGGGAAGTGGTCCAGGTTCCCTGA
- a CDS encoding carboxypeptidase-like regulatory domain-containing protein translates to MYYRLSLYSLFVVFTAGLSGCGGTTVAESLPDTAPVSGVVSLNGKPIKSATVTFVPMGATKGIECVGVTDESGKYTLEQIRGAAGAPPGEYRVVINYFLKADGTPIKIDGSEPPANLGADEALPPQYSSFTDSKLTAKVTDAGGEFPFELKTK, encoded by the coding sequence ATGTACTACCGTTTGAGTCTTTATTCACTGTTCGTGGTTTTTACAGCAGGATTGTCGGGTTGTGGCGGAACTACCGTTGCGGAATCATTACCAGATACAGCTCCTGTTTCGGGAGTCGTGAGTTTGAACGGAAAGCCGATCAAGTCTGCTACCGTGACCTTTGTTCCGATGGGCGCGACGAAAGGAATTGAATGTGTCGGCGTGACCGATGAGTCGGGGAAATATACTCTGGAGCAGATCCGGGGTGCCGCTGGTGCGCCTCCGGGAGAGTATCGCGTTGTGATCAATTATTTCCTGAAAGCGGATGGGACTCCGATTAAAATCGATGGATCTGAACCACCGGCTAACCTCGGCGCTGATGAAGCACTGCCTCCCCAATACAGCAGCTTCACCGATTCAAAGCTGACCGCCAAAGTCACTGATGCAGGTGGTGAATTTCCGTTTGAGTTGAAAACAAAATAA
- a CDS encoding DUF1559 domain-containing protein, with the protein MFHSLRRKRGFTLIELLVVIAIIAILIALLLPAVQQAREAARRSQCRNNLKQLGLALHNYVDTTAGVIPRGVNHYNSPACCCTYDNGNYAHTVYTMLLPYLDQTNLYDTIDFAVDPQNSANSEARKTKVTVFMCPSAIVIDDATYAQHNYPTTSANHGYGLCGIHGSRTTNGLFASRWGIADSVSGAVTDPQMRMRNITDGTSNTITFSEFAKGLDYVLPTSHKNNMGRSWYDATAGYGNVGFSTRIDATPNNPKATYGTTINWGTVGSAHTGGVHCGFMDGAVRFISSNIDGRQWQALCTPMGGEVVQVP; encoded by the coding sequence ATGTTTCATTCTCTGAGGCGAAAACGGGGTTTTACGCTGATCGAATTACTGGTGGTAATTGCAATCATTGCCATTCTGATTGCCTTACTGTTACCGGCTGTTCAGCAGGCCCGCGAAGCAGCGCGACGCAGTCAGTGTCGAAATAATCTGAAGCAACTCGGTCTGGCCTTGCACAATTATGTTGATACCACTGCTGGCGTAATTCCGCGTGGGGTCAATCATTACAACTCACCCGCCTGCTGTTGTACTTATGATAACGGGAACTACGCCCATACGGTCTACACGATGCTGCTGCCTTACCTGGATCAGACAAATCTGTATGACACAATTGATTTCGCAGTCGATCCACAGAATTCAGCCAACTCTGAAGCGCGGAAAACGAAAGTCACAGTCTTCATGTGTCCGAGTGCGATTGTAATTGATGATGCGACTTACGCTCAGCATAACTATCCGACAACCAGTGCCAATCATGGATATGGTCTGTGCGGAATCCACGGCTCCAGAACAACCAATGGGCTGTTTGCATCACGCTGGGGAATTGCAGATAGTGTCTCTGGTGCTGTGACGGACCCTCAAATGCGAATGCGAAATATCACGGATGGTACCAGTAACACGATCACCTTTTCAGAGTTCGCAAAAGGGCTGGATTATGTCCTGCCCACGTCTCATAAAAATAATATGGGACGCAGCTGGTATGACGCGACAGCCGGTTATGGCAACGTTGGTTTCTCGACACGCATCGATGCGACTCCTAACAATCCCAAAGCAACTTACGGCACCACAATCAACTGGGGGACTGTAGGCAGTGCCCACACCGGTGGTGTGCATTGTGGATTTATGGATGGCGCCGTGCGTTTTATCAGTAGCAATATTGATGGCCGTCAGTGGCAGGCACTGTGCACTCCCATGGGCGGGGAAGTGGTCCAGGTTCCCTGA
- a CDS encoding DUF1501 domain-containing protein produces MKFGPHSRTHTQHAFTAFNPLVPEGLVLHSRRNMLKASLAGLAGLSVPGLLKASDQLQLAGKSSLPKKSIILLWMTGGPSHIDTWDPKPDRPIQNRGPFGVTQTSVPGITITDMLPKQAAMMDRFTLIRSVDPKMSSHQPNQVMQTSNLLATPRTNRKGDRYPAMASIVAKHHGANHPGMPPYVSFMKHDSHIAWGGYLGKQYDPFIANEAADLPVYDMVGNDTGKTSGGKMFQFAPGLSFDRMKNRRDLMLQFDQMRSGIDQAGSMQAIDSYSRRAYDMVLGQRVQDAFDLNKESPETRDRYGKHLWCQQALLARRLVEAGSSFVTLDLSYHTASGTWDNHGDNIPPYGGIKNGLGPLLPLFDHLLTTLVSDLEERSILDDVLVIAMGEFGRSPISGTQGSTDGRNHWPVVMSMCLAGGGMNHGQVIGASEHDGSEIKHRPVRPGDLAATIYRYMGVPLDTHYIDDKGRPIFAVENGEPIHELF; encoded by the coding sequence ATGAAGTTCGGTCCCCATTCGCGTACTCATACACAGCACGCTTTCACAGCGTTTAACCCGCTGGTCCCCGAAGGTTTAGTGCTTCACAGTCGTCGTAACATGCTGAAAGCTTCCCTTGCGGGACTGGCTGGTCTCTCCGTGCCGGGCCTGTTGAAAGCCTCTGATCAACTCCAGTTGGCTGGAAAATCTTCGCTGCCCAAAAAGAGTATTATTCTCCTCTGGATGACGGGGGGCCCCAGTCATATTGATACCTGGGATCCCAAACCGGATCGCCCCATTCAGAATCGTGGCCCGTTCGGCGTAACCCAGACATCGGTCCCCGGTATTACGATTACAGACATGCTCCCCAAACAGGCCGCAATGATGGATCGCTTCACGCTGATTCGGTCTGTCGATCCCAAAATGAGCAGCCATCAACCCAATCAGGTGATGCAGACATCCAACCTGCTGGCAACTCCTCGTACTAATCGGAAAGGCGATCGCTACCCGGCAATGGCATCGATTGTGGCCAAGCATCACGGCGCCAATCATCCCGGTATGCCCCCCTATGTCTCATTCATGAAACACGATTCCCACATTGCCTGGGGCGGATATCTGGGAAAACAATACGACCCTTTCATCGCCAATGAGGCAGCAGACCTGCCCGTTTATGACATGGTGGGTAATGACACAGGGAAAACCAGCGGTGGAAAAATGTTTCAGTTTGCACCCGGGCTCTCCTTTGATCGCATGAAAAACAGACGCGATCTGATGCTGCAGTTCGATCAGATGCGGAGCGGCATTGACCAGGCCGGTTCGATGCAGGCCATCGACAGTTACAGCCGTCGCGCATATGACATGGTACTCGGACAACGCGTGCAGGATGCGTTCGATCTCAACAAAGAAAGCCCCGAAACCCGGGACCGCTACGGAAAACACCTCTGGTGTCAGCAGGCTCTGCTGGCAAGAAGACTCGTGGAAGCAGGCAGTTCCTTCGTCACTCTGGATTTGAGTTACCATACCGCCTCCGGTACCTGGGACAACCATGGTGACAATATTCCTCCCTACGGCGGAATTAAAAATGGTCTCGGTCCCCTGCTCCCCCTGTTTGACCATCTGTTGACGACTCTGGTTTCTGATCTGGAAGAACGATCGATTCTGGACGATGTTCTGGTGATCGCCATGGGCGAATTCGGTCGCTCACCCATTTCAGGTACCCAAGGCAGTACCGATGGACGCAATCACTGGCCGGTGGTCATGTCAATGTGCCTGGCCGGCGGTGGTATGAACCACGGACAGGTCATCGGTGCCAGCGAACATGACGGCAGTGAGATCAAACACCGACCCGTGCGACCGGGAGATCTGGCGGCGACCATCTATCGATACATGGGAGTCCCCCTCGATACGCACTACATTGATGATAAAGGACGCCCCATTTTTGCTGTGGAAAACGGGGAACCGATTCACGAACTTTTCTGA
- a CDS encoding DUF1559 domain-containing protein, whose translation MSRLVSRKRGFTLIELLVVIAIIAILIALLLPAVQQAREAARRSQCKNNLKQLGLALHNYHETFSVMPPAHIGRCTTPRLMASGLTMILPYLDQANLYNQYNSSGCATTHSSISTGPGTLSAGDDPVTNGNAAVVKTLVTVFLCPSDPGTEFISAPTSSYGISATNTGTGGAKTNYDFITITPYNSCENWAGTAATSKCMFGDNSKCRLDDVKDGTSNTMMVGETTRNVYNGGTNAWGYRGHVMVGLNLVSYPINRFWYSSASPQQQPQGKLGSWAYAGSLHTGGAHFTLADGSVRFISENIDTTTRQNLARMADGNVLGEF comes from the coding sequence ATGTCACGGTTAGTTTCACGTAAACGCGGTTTCACTCTGATTGAGTTGCTGGTGGTGATCGCGATCATTGCGATTTTGATTGCACTGTTGCTACCTGCTGTACAACAGGCGCGAGAAGCAGCCAGACGTTCTCAATGCAAAAACAATTTAAAGCAACTCGGGCTGGCGTTGCATAATTATCATGAAACATTTTCGGTGATGCCACCGGCTCATATCGGTCGCTGCACGACTCCCCGACTGATGGCTTCTGGTTTGACAATGATTCTACCCTATCTGGATCAGGCAAACCTTTACAATCAGTATAATTCCAGTGGCTGTGCTACCACGCACTCCAGTATCTCAACGGGGCCTGGAACCCTGTCTGCTGGTGATGATCCCGTGACCAATGGAAATGCTGCTGTTGTGAAAACCCTGGTGACCGTTTTTCTGTGTCCCTCTGATCCAGGAACCGAGTTTATTTCCGCTCCTACAAGCAGTTATGGGATTTCAGCGACCAATACAGGAACCGGCGGTGCCAAAACGAACTACGATTTCATTACGATTACTCCCTACAACTCCTGTGAAAACTGGGCCGGAACAGCAGCCACCAGTAAGTGCATGTTTGGTGATAACAGTAAGTGTCGTCTGGATGATGTTAAAGATGGTACCAGTAATACCATGATGGTTGGTGAAACGACACGGAATGTTTATAACGGCGGCACCAATGCCTGGGGTTATCGCGGTCACGTGATGGTCGGTCTGAACCTGGTCTCTTATCCGATCAATCGGTTCTGGTACAGCTCTGCCTCACCGCAGCAGCAACCACAGGGAAAACTGGGGAGCTGGGCCTATGCGGGAAGCCTGCATACGGGAGGGGCTCACTTCACACTGGCAGATGGATCCGTCCGTTTTATCAGTGAGAACATCGACACTACCACTCGCCAGAACCTGGCCCGTATGGCTGATGGCAATGTGCTGGGTGAATTCTGA
- a CDS encoding DUF4198 domain-containing protein: MRTMRYFTLMIPVVFSLLSLGCSEQKMADPNEAVEISGVVTLDGKPLSDAEVTFVPADGDPLVGPALTITDNKGSYTMSVNAPRDYKITVDRMTNGGPNPALKEYQGAETSLKAGVSKENTSFDFDLTSAK; encoded by the coding sequence ATGAGAACGATGCGATATTTTACTCTAATGATTCCCGTAGTTTTCAGTCTGCTCAGCCTGGGTTGCTCAGAACAGAAAATGGCCGATCCCAATGAAGCAGTGGAAATCTCAGGCGTGGTCACCCTGGATGGAAAACCACTTAGTGATGCGGAAGTCACGTTTGTTCCCGCTGACGGCGATCCACTGGTCGGTCCTGCTCTGACGATTACAGACAACAAAGGCAGTTATACGATGTCAGTAAACGCACCCCGGGATTATAAAATTACGGTGGACCGCATGACGAATGGCGGTCCGAACCCGGCTCTTAAAGAGTATCAGGGGGCAGAGACTTCATTGAAAGCGGGCGTTTCGAAAGAGAATACATCCTTCGATTTTGATTTAACCAGTGCCAAATAA